The Campylobacter concisus genome window below encodes:
- a CDS encoding TlpA family protein disulfide reductase, with protein MTLKRAIITSLCIFAFFGCGDENKQKKEQNTSEQTQGKILDKNASKDENLNKDSLTPKMSESVQDSEIKEINLKLLSGTTMQITKRSNGFDVKDGKKATLYVFFATWCPPCKAEIPHLNNLSEKFKNELDIVGVLLEDKSEDEVKDFAQKYKIKYEVAVGEGNFLFEKAMGGIKGLPASALFKANGDYVQGYIGLVPEEMLENDINRATK; from the coding sequence ATGACATTAAAACGAGCAATTATAACATCACTTTGCATTTTTGCTTTTTTTGGATGCGGCGACGAGAACAAGCAAAAAAAAGAGCAAAATACAAGCGAACAAACGCAAGGCAAAATTTTAGATAAAAATGCTAGCAAAGATGAAAATTTAAACAAAGACTCACTCACTCCAAAAATGAGTGAAAGTGTCCAAGACAGCGAGATAAAAGAGATAAATCTAAAGCTGCTAAGTGGCACAACTATGCAGATTACAAAAAGGAGTAATGGCTTTGACGTAAAAGATGGTAAAAAAGCAACACTTTATGTGTTTTTCGCCACTTGGTGCCCTCCTTGCAAGGCTGAGATCCCGCACTTAAACAACCTAAGCGAAAAATTTAAGAACGAGCTAGATATCGTTGGCGTGCTACTTGAAGACAAAAGTGAAGATGAAGTAAAAGATTTTGCTCAAAAATATAAAATAAAATACGAAGTCGCGGTTGGCGAGGGAAATTTTTTATTTGAAAAAGCGATGGGTGGCATAAAAGGATTGCCTGCGTCAGCACTTTTTAAAGCAAATGGTGACTACGTTCAAGGCTACATCGGTCTTGTGCCTGAAGAGATGCTTGAAAACGACATAAATAGGGCCACAAAATAA